The Brassica oleracea var. oleracea cultivar TO1000 chromosome C6, BOL, whole genome shotgun sequence genomic interval CATAATATCTTAATGAGATGCTAAGAGAACACAATATGTTTTATTAACAAGCCATGGTACATCCACAACTGATAGATACGACATGTATAGTGAGTTTGGTTGTATTTATTAACTTTCATAACAGAGGATTATACTAGGTACCATACTGAGAAAGCTCCAGCCATCACTAGACCAAATTGCTTCTTATCTCTTCCTTTGACGCTTGAACTTGTGGGGACTGCTGCAATATTTTTTGTTTCTTTGTTATTTTTTCTTCTTGTTCAAAGAAACGGGATGGAATCATGTGTGCGCCATTTATAGTCAAAAGAGTAGCATTAGTACCTCTAGGTTCAACATTTTGTAAGCCTTCAGTGAATTGCTTAAAAATCTTGGCGGCTACTGAATCTGGAGGCAAATGTAGAAGCTCTTCTTGCAGAAAAAATGAGATGATAAGAAATATATAATTTTGTGACTATGTAAATCATCATCTTCTATGTTTCCAGAAGATACTGTAGAGGAGATTATGGTACGGAGTTTCTGACCTGGGCATTGTGAGATATTTGCAGGGACATGACAAGTGGAAGGAAGGCTCATTGCACGGTTGGCATCAACTTTGAACCCTAAACCAGGATCATCCCTGTCTTTGACAAGAGTGCAGAGACATCTCTTGGTCTGCCCTTTATTTATTTTTTCCTTGAGTGTGGTGCAACATGTTGAGTCTGGAGCTTTAGCTTTGCTAGTTACAAAAGGAAGACATGAGTAGAGATCAGACATGGAGTCCTGACATCCCTTTATGTCTTGATTCAAGTCTGATCTCACACCAAGAAACATGATTGCTGCTGTTATGAATAGAGCCAGCATTTGTCGATTTTGATTGTAACCCATGACTCTAATCATCAGTATATGCAACAATGTACTCTATATGCCATTTTATAAACAGACTTGTTTCTTATTGTATACATATGTTTCACTATCAACTTGGGATAATCATAGTTCTAATTCTGCAAGAAACTTATTTAAAATGTTTAAATAATGGCTACTAGTTGACACGTCTCATGTCTCAGTTGAAATTTGAGTTCTGAATCTTTTGTATTTATTGGAGGGCTAAATAAATATGTATAAGTTGTTGAGAGTCCGTTTTCACAATCTCTACAAGATATACACAAAGAAAGAGTGTAAAACATTGATACTATAGGATTTGTGTGCAGGGAGACTTGGAGCCACAAACAGATATTTTATTCTCAAGAAAGTGACTATAAACTCAAGCCACTATTTTCTTCAAGAATCTAAAGTTTACACTGTTACAATGACAAGCCATGGAAGAAAACATCTACATGCAAATAGGTAACACTAAGAGAAGGAAAAAAAACAAGGAACCATAAAGTGATCATACTTCTTACAGTGAGGTGAAAGGAAATAAACCTACGATATATAGTACATGGACACACGATCTACCAGACTACCTCATGTAGCTTAATCATCTCCACTGGGTCCAGTCTTTAAGCACCGGTTACAGCTTATGGTATCTCCATAAAATATTTGCTTCATCTGTGAGTTTGCAGCATCAGCGTCTGGTCTTAGGCATGCAGCGGAACTCAGCCAAAAGTGCAATGTGATCAGAAGACCATTCTGGAGATGGAAGAGCCGTGTCCTTCCTTAAGCTCTCTTCATCCAGCAGTTCCAATAACGATTCCACTGTTAATGTATCCGCTGAAACCATAAAAACGCAAAATGTTTATTGAATGAAAAGAAAAACTGAGTTGCAAATTGGCAGGCATTGGTGAGGAACCTGTGTAAAATATGTAATCAAGTGTGCCTATGAAATCCCTGGTACAGTTGGTAAACAAGGGTTCATTTGACGCAGGATCCATTCTTCTCCTTTGCTGCTCAGCAGTAAGGCTGCCTCCCATTCTTGCAAAGGACGAGTAAGCACTAACCTGCATGGCTCGCAAGGTGAGATGATTATACATACGTTACAGTTCTTAAGACTTTAAGCATGACTTCATGATAATAGTACCAACGGCAGCTGATGAGTTAGTTTGGTGTGAGGACGCAAAATTCCAAGAGGGTCAACCATCAAATCTGGGTGCATTGGATCAACCTTCCCCAGAGCAAGAAGTGAATGAGGAGCACTGAAAATATTTGGAAGAAAATCTCAATATTAATACAGCTAGAGAGCAGAATCATAATCTGATCTAGATTTTGACATATTGGGTATAGCACCTTGCTGGTACTGTATTGAAATCACCACACACAAGCATTGGAATATCTGCACTGGCAGCTATTTTTTCCAGTCCCTTCAATAATGTGTGAACCTGTTTTGAGCAATAACCAAATGTGACTTAGTAGTGATGCTAAAATCCGAAATCCGCAAAGTTTTTATTTTTTTGCAATCAACATAACGAACCTGCCAGAGCTTTACATCCTTCAGTTCATGAGAAATGTTTACATGTGTGTTAGCCTGCACTCAACAAACCAATAACATAGAGAAAAAATGATCACCAAGAGACAAAGAAGATGCAAAGAGATGCAAAACTCACCACACAAAGAAGCTGGCGCTTCCCAGGAATATCAGCAGCCTGGTTACCGAACTTTGCTTCCAGAACAACTATTAATGCTACATTGTCCTTCAAAAAGAAAGAATCTACATAAGTTTTACATGAAAATCAAACATGGAGAATGTGTGGAAACAAGAATGGCCCAGTAGAGAGCATCTTTGAATACCTTAACCAATCGATTCAAAGCAATTTTCTTCTGGGGCACAGGAATAAGAGCCTCAGTCAAAGATTGAGCAGCCTTGTTGAACTCAACCTGGATCAGCAGCTTGATGATTTAAGTAAAAAAGGCCCCAATATATACATGTAATAAAGTAGAATACTAAGACATACCTCGTATTTTTTAACATGAGAAAACCTGTCTCTTCTGTAAAAAGTAGCACATCCATCAATTGTGCTTGTGTTACCAACGAAGACCTAATAAGTACCAAGTGAATCAATAAGTTCTGTTCAGCACATTCTGTGAACATAAGTGAGCATGAAAGGTTTATGGGAGATCATAGAGAGGAGTCAAAACAAACCTCATTTGTTTTCCTTTTAAAGATAGCTTGGTAACCATGCTTATCCAGCTCGGGAGCGAAAAACTCATCAAAATGATCATTCTGTACCTGCAAGATGAAAGGAGGAGATTTTTATTTCTCTATGAACTACTCACACGAGTGTACTTGTTCAGAACTAAACCAAAAGCAATACCTCCTGTAGACAAACTATATCCGCATGGTACTTAACAATCTCCCGTAACAAATTCTGTCTACGGTATGTCCACGAAAGAGCCCATGTGGGGCAGTAACTGTATATCTCGCTACTAGCATACGCATCAGCCAATATATTATAGGACAGCAGAGTGAATGATCCCATAGACATAGGTCGGCCATTAGAATCCACAGCTCCACTAACAGGGATCATCCTGCGCGGAGAAGGCGATGGAGCTGGAATAACACGAGAAGTCAATATAGTACAAGAATGCCCCACGTTCTGTTTTGTCTCTGCATTGACCACTACACACTCAAACTTCAAAACATGCCCCACATCGTCAGCCATCGGTGTGTATGTCTTGGAGCGTCCAACCTCAACAAGTGTTTCCCCTCCTGCGCCAGTCTTTTGGGATATGGATGAGGGATAAACTGATGATGATGATCCGTTTGTTAAACTACTAACGGTGCTGAGGATGCTAGAGACAGAGCCTGAACTGTTCAAACGGAGCAACTCTTCTTCTTCACCATTTCCTTCCGCAGCAGCACGCTCGTGCAACACACGGTGATGCTGCCACGCGTCTGTGAAGCACTTAGTTGAACAGTGGTAGCTTTTGGTGACAGGAACCTTTGTCTTTATGCATCCTAGACACTGTAATGTGGCCTCCTTGGATGGATGCACACTACAAATAGCAACTTTCTTATCGCTTTGTACACGATACCTGCAAATAGATATCCAGAGAATGCATCTTAAAAATACAGACTTTAAAGATAGAATGAAACTAAACATCTCTCACACTTTTATATTTGAAAAAAGAACAAAGATTTGAACTTTAACATGAGACATATACATAAGCACATCAAGCATAAGCTAGTTAAAGAGTGAGACAAAGCTATTGGCATAGCTTACCATCTGTACTTCAAGAAGTGACCATCAAGAGGGGATGACTCTGGCACATCATCGGTGGTGGCGGTGTTATCCGGCCGCCGGAGAAGCACGTAAGGTGTGAGTTCGCAGCCAACAATAGGTACCTCCGACGGTAGATGAACTCGTATAACGCTAAGCATTGCTTATAACTGTAATTCTCAAAGCAATTCAACAGTAACGAAGCTCAAAGGCTGAGACTTTCTGCTGTATGTTGACGTGGGAGTGTAGAAGAGACCGTTTACTTGACCCTAAAATTCAACAGGATTGATGAACCCTAGTTATCCCAGAACCCTAGTGAGATCGATTGTTTCGGACAAACCAATATACGGTGTATTTTTTTTTCAAAAAGCATACAGTTTTTATGACACATATACAACATTATTTAACATCTATTACAAAAATAGTAAAAATAAAAAAAACTTTCTTTTGATATTTGAAAATTGTTTTTTTCTATTCAGTGTTTGCAAGCCAACATAATAATAGTAAGAAAATTATTAAATCTT includes:
- the LOC106300745 gene encoding protein YLS3-like is translated as MIRVMGYNQNRQMLALFITAAIMFLGVRSDLNQDIKGCQDSMSDLYSCLPFVTSKAKAPDSTCCTTLKEKINKGQTKRCLCTLVKDRDDPGLGFKVDANRAMSLPSTCHVPANISQCPELLHLPPDSVAAKIFKQFTEGLQNVEPRAVPTSSSVKGRDKKQFGLVMAGAFSVWYLV
- the LOC106296342 gene encoding carbon catabolite repressor protein 4 homolog 1 gives rise to the protein MLSVIRVHLPSEVPIVGCELTPYVLLRRPDNTATTDDVPESSPLDGHFLKYRWYRVQSDKKVAICSVHPSKEATLQCLGCIKTKVPVTKSYHCSTKCFTDAWQHHRVLHERAAAEGNGEEEELLRLNSSGSVSSILSTVSSLTNGSSSSVYPSSISQKTGAGGETLVEVGRSKTYTPMADDVGHVLKFECVVVNAETKQNVGHSCTILTSRVIPAPSPSPRRMIPVSGAVDSNGRPMSMGSFTLLSYNILADAYASSEIYSYCPTWALSWTYRRQNLLREIVKYHADIVCLQEVQNDHFDEFFAPELDKHGYQAIFKRKTNEVFVGNTSTIDGCATFYRRDRFSHVKKYEVEFNKAAQSLTEALIPVPQKKIALNRLVKDNVALIVVLEAKFGNQAADIPGKRQLLCVANTHVNISHELKDVKLWQVHTLLKGLEKIAASADIPMLVCGDFNTVPASAPHSLLALGKVDPMHPDLMVDPLGILRPHTKLTHQLPLVSAYSSFARMGGSLTAEQQRRRMDPASNEPLFTNCTRDFIGTLDYIFYTADTLTVESLLELLDEESLRKDTALPSPEWSSDHIALLAEFRCMPKTRR